The window TCCAGTTCTGGTTATGGCTCTTGCTGCGTTTTCATGTATTGTCATGGCTTGCTCCGATGGACAGTGCAAGGTTTTTGCCTCCCTAATCTTCTTATTCTTCTTGTTGGTATCAATGATAATGAGAGTATTGCAAAGGATATAACTTGGTTTGTGCGTGTAGCTCTTAGATCCGTGCTCGGTGGACGGAGATTGTGAGGCGGGGCTTTACTGTTTCGGTTGCGCTTTGGAGTATTCCGGCTCCAAATGTGTGAGATCAACCACCACCAACCAATTCCAGCTTTTGGTACGTCACGCTTTTTTTACAGACACAAACTCACGACTCAGTGAGTCACGCGTGCACCTTTTGTCTTTGTCTAGTTTCCAACTCGATCTCCATGACAATTTCCCATCAAAGTGATCAAAATGAAAGGAGCTACTTACTGTTAGAGGCTAGTGTCCACCAGTAGATATAAATTGGGCAGAACCATAAGGACTTCTCGTCATATATAGGCTGTGTCAAATATGGACTCAAAATCTTGGGTGAGCAGTTTTCACTATTTCAAGTAGCTAGCACTTATAACCTACCGATTAGATTTCATAATTAGTATATTTAACAACCAAGTTACCTCATATTTATAGTGCAATACACCTTACTCTATCGTCCTTTAAAATTGTGAACTTAGACGGTAGAATAGCGATGAGTTACACGCATATTTGTTAGACCATTCTTATTTAAGAGTTTCTAACTTTTTGTTCATTGAGAATATGGGAAGAGACCCTAGAACAGATTTTTCATTAAGATAAAAGGTAAATGCGTAATTATGACTTATATCAATACATAGTGTTGATACATGTAATATTTGAGTTGAAGTAGCATTTGCTTATTTCTACAGAATAATTCTCTGCCATTCAACAAATATGCATTTTTGACAACCCACAATGCTTATGCTATCGATGGAGAGCCATCTCATACTGGAATCCCTCGTGTTACCTTCACAAATCAAGAAGACACTGTCACTCAACAACTGAACAATGGAGTTCGAGCCCTAATGCTTGATACCTATGACTTTGATGATGGTGTCTGGTTGTGCCATTCCTTCAAAGGAAAATGCCATGACTACACTGCATTTGTAAGCACCAACTTCCTTATTTCACTACGGATGTTGCCAATATGTGTTACTTATCATCTCAAATTTGCAGGAGCCGGCTCTAGATACATTGAACGAAATCCAAGCATTTTTATCAGCAAACCCAGGAGAAATCGTGACATTGATATTAGAGGACTATGTTGAAGCTCCAAACGGATTGACAAACGTTTTCAAAGCTGCAGGATTGATGAAATACTGGTTTCCGGTATCAAACATGCCCAAAAGTGGTCAGGACTGGCCGCTGGTTAGCGATATGGTTGCCAAGAACCAAAGGCTACTTGTATTCACTTCAAAACAAGAGAAGGAACAATCTGAAGGGATTGCATACCAGTGGAACTACATGGTTGAAAACCAGTGTAAGAACCAACTGAATTACGCAACTTAGGATCTTCTTTTTTTGGTACAGTAATGTTGTGTCATTTTTGTCTCTAAACTTATTCGAGAGCACCAAATTTTGCAGATGGGAATGATGGAATGAAAGCGGGAAGCTGTTCAAATAGAGGTGAATCGTCGCCTCTAAATGACAAGACTAAATCATTGGTGTTGGTTAACTATTTTGGGACAGTCCCCATTAAGCAGCTCTCTTGTAAATTCAATTCTGAGGATTTGGTTAGCATGCTTAACACTTGTTATACTGCTGCTGGAAACCGATGGGCTAATTTTGTTGCCGTCGATTTTTACAAGGTAACTCACACACTAGCTAGCTTGTTCTCTTGGTTTAGTGATTAACCACCGGAATTATTCAATCGATAATGTAACTGTAATTTACATATCTGTTGGATTTGTGATGCAGAGGAGTGCAGGGGGAGGATCGTTTCAAGCTACAGACACTCTCAATGGAGAACTCATATGTGGATGTAATGATGTCCATGCATGTGTGGTAAGCTATGAATCATGATACTTCCTCGTATTCCATTTCATCATCTGGCCTAATTGAGTTTTTGGAAGCAAAAAATATGTTCATGAAGATATGAACTCTGATCATTGTTGTTCTTGCTTGCTTGCTTGCAGCCAGGATCAACTACACCCTGCAAGGTATAGAAGGAAGCATTGTAATTTATCATATCAATAAGCTTATCAAAAGATCTGTAGTATTCGAAGGCAATCAAAATCCAGATTTCTCGAAAACACTAGGCAATTTTCACACATCAAATTAGGCGAAGTAGGATGCCTTACAGATCATTAGAAAACATATTGTGCCACTGTGGTTACAGGTATTCATATTTCATTATATGCTGGGAGAAACAAAATGATAAAAAAATACATACATATTCCGTTGCCGGGACTTGAACCCGGGTCTTTCGGGTGAGAGCCGAATATCCTGACCAACTAGACTACAACGGAGTACTGGTATCTAACAACACAGTTTATATGTTAACTAAATTTAATATATGGGCCTGGGACGTCTAGCAGGCTTGAAAGATACGTGGCCCAAAGTTCTGAAAAACAAAATACACATTTTGCTATTGTAGAGTTTATAGTTCATCGGTGAAGATCACTCTCGGAAATGACAGTTTTAGGGAGTAGAAAGTGTTATGCGGAAGTGGTTGATGGGCCCCGAGGGTCCCACACACATAAATACCGATATTATCCTCAGTTTAACCACTCGGATACGAAACAAGTATGGGGTTATAACACAAAAAATCTCGACATTAGTGTGTGTGGTACCATTCTTTATAAATCAATGATAACTCTTCATGTTTCTGATGTTGGATTTCAAATTACTCTAATCTAGGCCA of the Fragaria vesca subsp. vesca linkage group LG6, FraVesHawaii_1.0, whole genome shotgun sequence genome contains:
- the LOC101313623 gene encoding PI-PLC X domain-containing protein At5g67130-like, whose protein sequence is MKTTRHSFLLVPVLVMALAAFSCIVMACSDGQCKLLDPCSVDGDCEAGLYCFGCALEYSGSKCVRSTTTNQFQLLNNSLPFNKYAFLTTHNAYAIDGEPSHTGIPRVTFTNQEDTVTQQLNNGVRALMLDTYDFDDGVWLCHSFKGKCHDYTAFEPALDTLNEIQAFLSANPGEIVTLILEDYVEAPNGLTNVFKAAGLMKYWFPVSNMPKSGQDWPLVSDMVAKNQRLLVFTSKQEKEQSEGIAYQWNYMVENQYGNDGMKAGSCSNRGESSPLNDKTKSLVLVNYFGTVPIKQLSCKFNSEDLVSMLNTCYTAAGNRWANFVAVDFYKRSAGGGSFQATDTLNGELICGCNDVHACVPGSTTPCKV